One Sodalis praecaptivus DNA segment encodes these proteins:
- a CDS encoding HPr family phosphocarrier protein, whose amino-acid sequence MKTHEVIIRSEEGLHARPAADFVDKSISFTSKITLEKDGEIFNAKSITSVLSMGACKNDKIIIMADGADEAFAIADLTSLLNAVE is encoded by the coding sequence ATGAAAACCCACGAAGTGATTATCCGGAGTGAAGAGGGATTACACGCCAGACCGGCAGCGGATTTCGTTGATAAGTCCATAAGCTTTACAAGTAAAATAACGTTAGAAAAGGATGGGGAAATATTCAATGCCAAAAGTATCACCTCGGTGCTGAGTATGGGGGCGTGCAAAAATGATAAAATTATCATTATGGCGGACGGGGCTGATGAAGCCTTTGCGATTGCGGATCTGACCAGCTTGCTTAATGCCGTTGAATAA
- a CDS encoding PTS sugar transporter subunit IIA: protein MILSDVINRNAIRVNMPAQNKEQAIGMLTELLQKDGAVKNSEGFIHDVYQREREGKTGIGGYIAIPHGKSDFVTHTCIAIGLLDKPINWESLDGNPVKVIILFAVNKKDKNDYFVKMMSQVARMLGKEEVCAQLLTAKSAEELISIFD, encoded by the coding sequence ATGATACTTTCAGATGTTATCAATAGAAATGCCATTCGGGTCAATATGCCGGCGCAAAACAAAGAACAAGCGATTGGTATGCTGACGGAGTTGTTGCAAAAAGATGGCGCGGTTAAAAATAGCGAAGGGTTTATCCATGACGTTTATCAACGCGAGCGTGAGGGAAAAACCGGTATAGGCGGCTATATTGCTATTCCCCATGGGAAATCCGATTTTGTCACCCATACCTGTATTGCCATCGGTTTGTTAGATAAACCTATAAATTGGGAATCTTTGGACGGTAATCCAGTAAAAGTCATTATATTGTTTGCGGTGAACAAAAAAGATAAAAATGATTATTTTGTCAAAATGATGTCGCAGGTGGCACGCATGCTCGGCAAGGAAGAAGTATGCGCGCAGCTCCTGACGGCTAAGTCGGCTGAGGAATTGATTTCAATATTCGATTAA
- a CDS encoding PTS fructose transporter subunit IIB, which translates to MNIVGITACTAGIAHTYIAKEKLIQAATSLGHNIKVETQGSIGIDDKLSAEDIANADIVILATDIGIGGLERFKNKHVVEVPIATVVKSPKSLIQKIQEKMANG; encoded by the coding sequence ATGAACATTGTCGGAATTACCGCTTGTACCGCGGGCATCGCCCACACCTACATTGCAAAAGAAAAACTCATCCAGGCGGCAACGAGCTTGGGCCACAACATCAAAGTCGAAACGCAGGGCTCTATTGGCATAGATGATAAACTCAGCGCCGAGGACATTGCCAATGCGGATATCGTTATTTTGGCGACCGATATCGGTATCGGCGGTTTGGAAAGATTTAAAAATAAACATGTTGTCGAAGTGCCCATCGCAACGGTTGTGAAGTCACCAAAGTCCCTGATTCAAAAGATTCAGGAAAAAATGGCTAACGGCTAA
- a CDS encoding PTS fructose transporter subunit IIC yields MTYGIGFKKHMLTGVSYMIPVVVAAGLCMAIAKICGGPFVANATQTVPWFINQLGVVAMGLVVPVLTAGIAYSIAERPGIAPGLILGFIALEIKAGFLGGMLAGFLVGYVILAIRRFLKLPSSMQGLMPVLFIPLLSTLVVGLAFYLIVGKPVAIAQAAVIDWMSSLMGGSRMVLGAIIGAMMGFDLGGPVNKSASLFSNAMLAQGIYGPEAAKIVAGMVPPIGVAISVFISRRKRYSQGEIDAAKAAFPLGLCFITEGVLPFAAADPLRVIPACMAGAAAAAGLTMLWNVTSTVPHGGIFVIPIMGNPWGFVAALIIGSLITAAVLTMLKPVVKASDAQSDTEEEPEIDDFEISIKH; encoded by the coding sequence ATGACTTACGGTATTGGGTTTAAAAAACACATGCTCACCGGCGTATCTTATATGATCCCGGTGGTGGTGGCGGCCGGATTATGTATGGCCATCGCAAAAATCTGTGGTGGCCCTTTTGTTGCCAATGCCACCCAGACGGTACCCTGGTTTATCAATCAACTTGGGGTAGTGGCGATGGGGCTGGTGGTCCCGGTATTAACCGCGGGCATCGCTTATTCTATTGCGGAAAGACCGGGTATCGCGCCGGGTCTTATATTGGGTTTTATCGCCTTGGAAATCAAAGCCGGTTTTTTGGGCGGCATGCTTGCGGGGTTTCTCGTTGGCTATGTGATATTAGCGATAAGACGTTTTCTCAAACTACCGTCCAGCATGCAGGGCCTGATGCCGGTATTGTTCATCCCCTTGCTGTCGACGTTGGTTGTGGGATTGGCATTTTATCTCATCGTTGGCAAACCGGTAGCAATAGCCCAGGCCGCGGTCATTGATTGGATGAGTAGCCTGATGGGCGGATCCAGAATGGTGCTGGGAGCTATTATCGGCGCCATGATGGGGTTTGATTTGGGCGGACCCGTCAATAAATCGGCCTCTTTGTTCTCAAATGCCATGCTGGCGCAGGGTATCTACGGCCCCGAGGCGGCCAAGATTGTTGCCGGCATGGTTCCCCCCATCGGCGTGGCCATTTCGGTCTTTATCTCGCGGCGTAAACGTTATTCCCAAGGCGAAATCGATGCCGCCAAGGCGGCCTTCCCGCTGGGTTTATGTTTTATCACCGAAGGAGTACTGCCTTTTGCCGCCGCCGATCCGTTGCGTGTCATCCCTGCGTGCATGGCGGGAGCCGCTGCGGCCGCCGGTCTGACGATGCTGTGGAATGTCACGAGTACCGTTCCCCACGGCGGCATTTTCGTTATTCCGATTATGGGCAATCCGTGGGGCTTTGTTGCCGCGCTGATTATCGGCAGTCTCATTACCGCCGCTGTCCTGACGATGCTAAAGCCGGTAGTAAAGGCGTCCGATGCGCAATCTGACACGGAAGAAGAGCCCGAAATCGACGATTTTGAAATCAGTATTAAACACTAG
- the ptsP gene encoding phosphoenolpyruvate--protein phosphotransferase: MDSIQGIGAAAGITIGKIQVIRQATLILNAAEHSEPEHEWQRMLAAQQQSLQTMSGYHEQAQQRYSPEMAKIYKAYRLMLQDEVYLDNIKQHIDAGQRAERAVILETERLCCSLSKHTSAYLAQRAEDIRAVQHRLLAALSSADNNVSHAPQDARIIIAEELTPADTLVYTPEQLKGFVTRGGGVTSHSVILAKELGIPAIVGAEMDLASLADGQLAIVDADRGRLYIDPDDECLARYRQLIEAAQEQEAKIKRFVMTSAHEPGQVSVCANITALSEAKKALEQGAEGIGLVRTEFLYMNRDTFPTEEEQFTFYQTLALMMPQQDIVIRTLDIGGDKQAAYIGIAAEENPFLGHRAIRYCLENLSVLSCQLRAILRASAFGKLKILIPMVTTLEELLATQAQLEHEKAALRQGGIAFDDNIALGIMIETPAAAIMADVFAAHCHFFSIGSNDLTQYITASDRNNSKTQHLYCAHNPAVLRMITHVITSARKNGIPVHVCGEIASDEKMIPYLIAAGVNELSVTPLVIPKVKYLVAKSAMKSDALWLENIMSIREIANLERELIKRSEEVMAL; this comes from the coding sequence ATGGACAGCATACAGGGCATTGGCGCAGCGGCGGGCATCACTATCGGTAAAATCCAGGTGATCCGCCAGGCGACGCTTATACTCAATGCCGCGGAACACAGCGAGCCTGAACACGAGTGGCAACGCATGCTTGCGGCGCAGCAACAGAGCTTGCAAACGATGTCTGGGTATCATGAGCAGGCGCAACAGCGGTATTCGCCAGAGATGGCGAAAATTTATAAAGCGTATCGGCTCATGCTGCAAGATGAAGTCTATCTCGACAACATCAAACAACATATTGATGCCGGCCAGCGGGCGGAGCGGGCCGTTATTCTGGAAACCGAGCGTTTGTGCTGTAGTTTGAGCAAGCACACCTCGGCATATTTAGCTCAGCGGGCGGAGGATATCCGCGCGGTACAACATAGGCTGCTGGCGGCGCTGTCTAGTGCTGATAACAACGTTTCTCACGCTCCCCAGGATGCGAGGATCATCATTGCCGAGGAGCTGACGCCGGCCGATACCCTGGTCTATACGCCTGAGCAGTTAAAAGGTTTCGTGACGCGCGGCGGCGGAGTCACCTCGCATTCGGTCATCTTGGCGAAGGAGTTGGGTATTCCCGCGATTGTCGGCGCAGAAATGGATTTAGCCAGCCTCGCGGACGGGCAGCTGGCGATTGTCGATGCCGACCGGGGCAGGCTGTATATCGACCCGGATGATGAGTGCCTTGCGCGCTATCGGCAATTGATCGAGGCGGCGCAGGAGCAAGAGGCGAAAATAAAGCGGTTTGTCATGACCAGCGCCCATGAGCCAGGTCAGGTTAGCGTCTGTGCCAATATCACCGCACTCAGCGAGGCGAAGAAGGCTCTGGAGCAAGGCGCCGAGGGTATTGGCCTGGTGCGCACCGAATTTCTATATATGAACCGCGACACCTTTCCCACCGAGGAGGAGCAATTCACCTTTTACCAGACCCTGGCTTTAATGATGCCGCAACAAGACATCGTGATACGCACCCTGGATATCGGCGGCGACAAGCAGGCTGCTTATATCGGCATTGCGGCGGAGGAGAACCCGTTTTTGGGTCACCGGGCGATACGCTACTGTCTCGAAAATCTGTCGGTTCTCTCCTGTCAATTACGGGCTATTTTACGGGCTTCCGCATTCGGCAAGCTAAAAATTCTGATTCCGATGGTGACCACGCTGGAAGAGCTGCTCGCCACCCAGGCGCAGCTGGAGCATGAAAAAGCGGCATTGCGCCAGGGGGGCATTGCCTTTGATGACAATATCGCCCTCGGCATCATGATTGAAACGCCGGCGGCGGCGATTATGGCGGACGTGTTTGCCGCCCACTGCCATTTCTTTAGCATCGGCAGCAATGATTTGACGCAATATATAACGGCCAGCGATCGTAATAACAGTAAAACCCAGCATCTGTATTGCGCGCATAACCCTGCGGTACTGCGGATGATCACTCATGTGATTACCTCCGCGCGCAAAAATGGCATCCCGGTTCACGTTTGCGGTGAAATTGCCTCCGATGAAAAGATGATCCCTTATTTAATCGCCGCCGGAGTGAACGAATTAAGTGTAACGCCGTTGGTCATCCCGAAAGTCAAATACTTGGTAGCCAAGAGCGCCATGAAGTCAGATGCGCTTTGGCTTGAGAATATTATGTCAATACGTGAGATCGCTAACCTGGAACGGGAATTGATAAAAAGAAGTGAAGAGGTAATGGCTCTTTAA
- a CDS encoding class II fructose-bisphosphate aldolase, whose amino-acid sequence MYVTMKTILDDANKNFYGVISASVINLELVRGAIRAAQEENAPIIINIGQGQMSKHGDGEIISGIVRTLAARATVPVALNLDHGKDYERITHAFRHGFSSIMIDASEYPLEENIRRTKEVVTLCHSQNVTVEGEIGFIGQAANADEKKLDLFTRVEDAVHFFEATGVDALAIAVGTAHGKYPSHLAPKIDFDRISQIKQATGKPLVLHGGSDSGEENIRQAVACGINKINVCTDTFVGCKEGLKTMLHETPDIDFMSMMINMETTAKNILQNYISISGSSGKAANF is encoded by the coding sequence ATGTATGTGACCATGAAAACGATATTAGACGATGCGAATAAAAATTTTTATGGCGTGATTTCAGCCAGCGTGATAAATCTGGAACTGGTGCGCGGGGCTATCAGAGCCGCACAAGAAGAGAATGCCCCGATCATTATTAACATTGGTCAGGGGCAAATGAGTAAACATGGCGATGGCGAAATCATTTCCGGTATTGTCAGAACGCTAGCCGCGCGGGCAACGGTGCCGGTGGCGCTAAATCTTGACCACGGTAAGGATTATGAGCGAATTACCCATGCCTTTCGCCATGGGTTCTCCTCGATCATGATTGATGCTTCGGAATATCCGCTGGAAGAGAATATCCGTCGTACCAAAGAGGTCGTGACGCTTTGCCATTCGCAGAACGTCACGGTTGAAGGTGAAATCGGTTTTATCGGTCAAGCGGCTAACGCCGATGAAAAAAAACTGGATTTATTTACTCGCGTCGAGGATGCGGTGCATTTCTTCGAGGCCACCGGCGTCGATGCGTTAGCCATTGCCGTAGGGACTGCGCACGGTAAATACCCCTCACATCTTGCGCCCAAGATTGATTTCGACCGTATCTCGCAAATCAAGCAGGCGACCGGCAAGCCCTTGGTACTGCATGGCGGCTCTGACTCAGGTGAAGAAAATATTCGCCAGGCGGTTGCCTGCGGTATTAATAAAATAAACGTCTGTACCGATACGTTTGTCGGCTGCAAGGAGGGATTAAAAACCATGCTGCATGAAACGCCCGACATCGACTTCATGTCAATGATGATTAATATGGAAACGACGGCTAAAAACATTCTACAAAATTATATCTCAATTTCCGGCTCCAGCGGCAAAGCGGCGAATTTTTAG
- the phnA gene encoding phosphonoacetate hydrolase gives MNQTLTINGIPYRHPERPVVVVCIDGGDPEYLQTFLAQGAIPNIQRFIQQGYAAVATSAMPSFTCPNNMSIITGVPSSQHGISGNFYLDTHTWEPVVMTGPELLRGETILAGFANAGAKVVSITAKDKLRRQLGKGLDVSQGHISFSSEYADRCTLAENGIDDVLNYIGMPKPDMYSMALSLFVLEAGIRLLQDRRPDVMYLSLTDFVQHKWAPQETEALAFYRQLDEAFGRLAQQDIVLGLIADHGMSDKSNDRGEPNVIWLQEILDAEFGAGETTVICPITDAFVAHHGALGSFVRVWSKGNVKVQAIIDRINAIDGIDYALNKATACRLFDLYEEREADVVVVSKKDVCIGSSAKLHDLEGLKGHRLRTHGGVTESQVPFILNRPLNAEYRNRAAYTSLKSYQIFDYAINGTV, from the coding sequence ATGAACCAAACCCTCACTATCAACGGTATCCCCTACCGCCACCCGGAACGCCCCGTGGTCGTGGTCTGCATCGACGGCGGCGATCCTGAATATCTGCAAACCTTCCTGGCGCAGGGGGCAATCCCCAACATCCAGCGTTTTATTCAGCAAGGTTATGCGGCGGTCGCGACCAGCGCCATGCCCTCGTTCACCTGTCCGAATAATATGTCGATCATTACGGGCGTTCCCTCGTCACAGCACGGTATTTCAGGGAATTTTTATCTGGATACCCACACTTGGGAGCCGGTGGTGATGACGGGACCGGAATTGTTGCGGGGGGAAACTATCCTCGCCGGATTTGCCAACGCCGGCGCCAAGGTGGTTTCCATTACCGCGAAAGATAAGCTGCGCCGCCAACTGGGTAAGGGCCTGGACGTCAGCCAGGGCCATATCAGCTTTTCCTCCGAATATGCGGACCGCTGTACGCTGGCTGAAAATGGTATCGACGATGTGCTGAACTATATCGGCATGCCAAAACCGGATATGTATTCTATGGCGCTGTCGCTGTTCGTGCTGGAGGCCGGCATCCGGTTACTGCAAGACCGCCGCCCCGATGTGATGTATCTTTCCCTGACCGATTTCGTCCAGCATAAATGGGCGCCGCAGGAAACGGAGGCGCTGGCATTCTATCGGCAGCTCGATGAGGCTTTCGGCCGGCTGGCGCAGCAGGATATCGTGCTGGGACTTATCGCCGACCACGGCATGAGCGATAAAAGCAACGACCGGGGCGAACCCAATGTTATCTGGCTGCAGGAGATCCTCGACGCCGAGTTTGGCGCCGGGGAAACCACGGTCATTTGCCCCATCACCGACGCCTTTGTCGCCCACCACGGCGCATTAGGCAGCTTTGTCCGGGTGTGGAGCAAAGGGAACGTCAAAGTGCAGGCGATTATCGATCGCATCAATGCCATCGACGGCATTGATTACGCCCTGAATAAAGCAACGGCCTGCCGTCTGTTCGATTTGTATGAGGAGAGAGAGGCGGACGTGGTGGTGGTGTCGAAAAAGGATGTTTGCATTGGCAGCAGTGCCAAATTGCATGACCTTGAGGGCTTGAAAGGCCATCGGCTGCGCACGCACGGCGGTGTCACGGAATCCCAGGTGCCGTTTATTCTCAACCGGCCGCTTAACGCCGAATACCGCAATCGGGCGGCCTACACGTCGCTTAAGAGTTACCAGATCTTCGACTATGCCATTAATGGCACTGTGTAA
- the phnE gene encoding phosphonate ABC transporter, permease protein PhnE: protein MSEKPRARLPGRWESPSWLSSLLFAIFVIFFAWSLSAAGISVPQLLRGLPNMATIAKDMMPPATDRALPMMSALLVTFQMALVGTVIGIILSLPLAVLMARNYTPHPAVRTAIRGAVSFIRTVPDLAWALFFVASVGLGPFAGTLTLIMDTVGFCARFFAEAIEEVDEGPPEALTAMGASRTAIIVCAALPMSLPSLINSSLFSCEKAVRSSVVLGLVGAGGIGAELAIAMEMFRFDQAATIILMIFLLVLGVEKLSSYARSTLLTPRR from the coding sequence ATGAGTGAAAAACCGCGCGCCCGTCTGCCGGGTCGATGGGAATCGCCGTCATGGCTTTCGTCACTGCTGTTTGCCATCTTTGTGATCTTTTTCGCCTGGTCGCTGTCTGCCGCGGGAATCTCCGTGCCGCAGCTGCTGCGCGGCTTGCCGAACATGGCGACGATTGCCAAAGACATGATGCCTCCCGCCACGGATCGCGCCCTGCCGATGATGAGCGCGCTGCTGGTCACCTTTCAAATGGCGCTGGTGGGTACCGTTATCGGCATCATCCTCAGTTTGCCGTTAGCGGTTTTGATGGCCAGAAACTACACGCCGCATCCCGCGGTGCGCACCGCTATCCGTGGGGCGGTGAGCTTTATCCGCACGGTGCCTGATCTTGCCTGGGCGCTATTTTTCGTCGCCTCGGTCGGTCTTGGCCCCTTCGCCGGGACGCTAACGCTCATCATGGATACGGTCGGGTTTTGCGCCCGTTTCTTCGCCGAAGCCATCGAAGAAGTCGACGAGGGGCCGCCCGAGGCCCTAACGGCCATGGGCGCATCGCGCACGGCCATAATTGTTTGCGCCGCCCTACCGATGTCGCTGCCCAGTCTGATAAACAGCAGCCTGTTTTCCTGTGAAAAAGCGGTACGTTCCTCGGTTGTGCTCGGTCTGGTGGGCGCAGGAGGCATCGGCGCCGAACTGGCGATAGCCATGGAAATGTTCCGCTTCGATCAGGCGGCCACCATCATCCTGATGATTTTTTTATTGGTATTGGGCGTAGAGAAACTGTCCTCTTATGCCCGGTCCACGCTTCTTACTCCCAGGCGGTAA
- a CDS encoding phosphonate ABC transporter ATP-binding protein, with the protein MPVSDRSVHPVALRVRGLGKRFGTGQPPVWSDVSFDIPYGQRVAIIGGNGAGKSTLLRCCMRLIEPDTGDVQLAGKNIIGLAYRDLARARARVGFVFQKHNLVNRLSVLTNVLHGGMAWSRTPRMWFHSIASREHRDYAMHCLEQVKLAPLSGRRVNELSGGQSQRVAIARALMQKPRIIFADEPVASLDPRAGEDVMQVFSELARRESITLVFVTHHMEHALRYADRVLGLQNARLNLDAPGRDLNLEQLRGLYE; encoded by the coding sequence ATGCCAGTATCGGATCGGTCAGTACACCCTGTCGCCTTACGCGTACGGGGTCTCGGTAAACGATTCGGAACGGGACAGCCCCCCGTCTGGTCGGACGTTTCGTTTGACATTCCCTATGGGCAACGCGTCGCCATTATCGGCGGTAACGGCGCCGGGAAAAGCACGCTGCTGCGCTGCTGTATGCGTCTGATTGAGCCCGATACCGGTGATGTGCAATTGGCGGGGAAAAATATTATCGGTTTGGCCTACCGCGATCTGGCCAGAGCCCGCGCGCGCGTGGGCTTCGTTTTCCAAAAACACAACCTGGTCAATCGGCTTTCGGTGCTGACCAACGTGCTCCATGGCGGAATGGCCTGGTCACGCACGCCGCGCATGTGGTTTCACAGCATCGCCTCCCGCGAACATCGAGATTACGCGATGCATTGTCTGGAACAGGTGAAACTCGCACCGCTTAGCGGTCGCCGGGTGAATGAACTGTCCGGCGGCCAATCACAACGCGTTGCCATTGCCCGCGCGCTGATGCAAAAACCGCGCATCATTTTCGCCGATGAACCGGTTGCCAGCCTGGATCCCCGCGCCGGCGAAGACGTGATGCAGGTCTTTTCCGAGCTCGCCCGGCGCGAATCGATCACGCTGGTCTTCGTGACGCATCATATGGAGCACGCGCTGCGCTATGCCGATCGCGTCCTGGGATTGCAAAACGCTCGCCTGAATCTTGATGCGCCAGGCCGCGACCTTAACCTAGAACAATTACGAGGCCTGTATGAGTGA
- a CDS encoding PhnD/SsuA/transferrin family substrate-binding protein — protein sequence MLRKCLAYTLLALTLIGTALTARAQTVRLAVTDLVGLEELQREFGPFKQELERASGLDIQFLPVTNRTAALEALRFQKVDFVLAGPAEYVVMQKRANASVVVGLYRPDYFSLIVVKADSPFFTAQELKGKRIGMGSVGSTSRHLGPLQLLADAGLDPLKDATITNTNLRLAWEALKNGSLDAVGMGRSDLESFLSQEPKGQQNAYRVLARSGDLPNDLLMAGAHVPAQTIRTLRQAIIDHSASLIASIGQGAEHVKRYQGMRFLTAMADKDYNVVRAMYRTAGYPEYAEFIGD from the coding sequence ATGCTACGCAAATGTTTGGCTTACACCCTGTTGGCGCTGACCCTGATCGGCACAGCGCTGACCGCCCGGGCACAGACCGTCAGACTGGCGGTAACCGATCTGGTCGGTCTAGAAGAGCTGCAACGAGAATTTGGCCCTTTCAAACAGGAACTTGAACGCGCCAGCGGTCTGGATATTCAGTTCCTGCCGGTGACCAACCGCACGGCGGCGCTCGAAGCGCTGCGGTTTCAAAAAGTGGACTTCGTACTGGCGGGCCCCGCCGAGTACGTGGTGATGCAAAAACGTGCCAACGCCAGCGTCGTTGTCGGTCTTTACCGTCCCGATTATTTCTCGTTGATAGTTGTCAAGGCCGATAGCCCCTTTTTCACCGCCCAGGAGCTTAAAGGCAAGCGCATCGGTATGGGATCGGTAGGTTCCACCTCGCGCCATTTAGGACCGCTTCAGCTGCTGGCCGACGCCGGTCTGGACCCGCTTAAAGATGCCACTATTACCAATACCAATCTGCGGTTGGCCTGGGAAGCGCTAAAAAATGGCTCGCTGGACGCCGTGGGCATGGGGCGTTCCGATCTAGAGAGCTTTCTTAGTCAAGAACCCAAGGGACAGCAGAACGCCTACCGCGTCCTCGCCCGCAGCGGCGATCTGCCTAACGACCTGCTGATGGCGGGAGCCCATGTTCCGGCGCAGACCATTCGCACATTGCGCCAGGCAATTATCGACCATTCAGCGTCGTTGATAGCCAGCATTGGCCAAGGGGCTGAGCACGTTAAGCGCTACCAGGGCATGCGCTTTCTGACGGCGATGGCGGACAAGGATTACAACGTGGTGCGCGCCATGTACCGCACCGCGGGTTATCCCGAATATGCCGAGTTCATAGGGGATTAA
- a CDS encoding FCD domain-containing protein produces the protein MNTPDTLTLLRTQSLTNLVQEELERRIVAGQLTPGAPLREAAIAAEMGISRGPVREAFRMLEERGLVLFEKNCGVRIRRLDMAQALQIYQVRIPLEELAGTLVAQHLTPAGAEDLGEVLRKMAVGLERQDIALYTPLNFQFHDLLVKYTGNPSLYDTYRRLVVQLELFRSYTFRHNPQTITLSFREHHAIFDAVLARDAALAGRLLRQHAQDSLRRLEQAALSS, from the coding sequence ATGAACACACCTGATACCCTTACCCTGCTGCGCACCCAATCCCTGACCAACTTGGTGCAAGAAGAGCTGGAACGCCGTATCGTCGCGGGACAGTTAACGCCCGGCGCGCCGCTGCGTGAGGCGGCAATTGCGGCCGAAATGGGCATTTCTCGCGGCCCGGTCAGGGAGGCGTTCCGCATGCTGGAAGAGCGCGGTCTGGTGTTATTTGAGAAAAATTGCGGCGTGCGGATACGGCGGCTGGATATGGCGCAAGCGCTGCAAATCTATCAGGTACGCATTCCGCTGGAGGAATTGGCCGGTACGCTGGTGGCGCAACACCTGACGCCGGCGGGGGCCGAGGATTTAGGCGAGGTACTGCGGAAGATGGCCGTCGGCCTTGAACGGCAGGATATCGCGCTGTATACGCCGCTTAACTTCCAGTTTCACGATCTGCTGGTCAAATATACCGGCAATCCGTCGCTGTATGACACCTATCGCAGGCTGGTGGTGCAGCTAGAGTTATTTCGCAGCTATACCTTTCGGCACAACCCACAAACGATCACCCTTTCGTTTCGGGAACATCACGCTATTTTCGACGCGGTATTGGCGCGGGACGCCGCGCTGGCGGGCAGATTGTTGCGCCAGCATGCCCAAGACAGTTTGCGGCGTCTTGAGCAGGCGGCTTTGTCGTCTTAA
- the hxlB gene encoding 6-phospho-3-hexuloisomerase, translating into MHKCDNLLAILAELTQDAQQIDNDSVQALGDAILAAKRVFVAGAGRSGFAARAFSNRLMHLGFQVWFVGEPTTPSIQQGDLLIIGSGSGETGSLVTMAQKAHKQGAVIATLTIYPQHSIGQLATVAIAIPGITAKSEEASTKAATVQPTGSSFEQLSWLIYDSVVIRLKQLTGQNDAQMFSRHANLE; encoded by the coding sequence ATGCATAAATGTGACAATTTACTAGCGATCCTGGCTGAATTAACGCAAGACGCGCAGCAGATCGATAACGATAGCGTCCAGGCGCTGGGCGATGCGATCCTGGCCGCCAAACGCGTTTTCGTCGCCGGCGCCGGCCGCTCGGGGTTTGCGGCCAGGGCATTTTCCAATCGCCTCATGCACCTGGGCTTCCAGGTCTGGTTTGTCGGTGAGCCAACCACCCCTTCCATACAGCAGGGTGATTTGCTGATTATCGGTTCCGGCTCAGGGGAGACGGGCAGTCTGGTGACAATGGCGCAGAAAGCGCACAAACAGGGGGCCGTCATCGCCACGCTGACCATTTATCCGCAGCACAGCATCGGGCAGCTCGCGACGGTGGCCATCGCCATTCCCGGCATCACCGCTAAAAGTGAAGAGGCCTCAACGAAAGCGGCGACGGTCCAGCCCACGGGCTCCTCGTTTGAACAGCTCAGTTGGTTGATTTATGACAGCGTGGTGATTCGCCTGAAACAGCTTACGGGGCAGAATGATGCGCAAATGTTCAGCCGCCACGCCAACCTGGAATGA
- the hxlA gene encoding 3-hexulose-6-phosphate synthase, producing MKLQLALDELPLDDALALAESVRDYVDIIEIGTPFVIARGMDAVRRFRERFPEKEILSDEKIMDGGYFESQLAFNAGADYVTALGVTDILTVKACLRAAQESGKQLVIDMICVDDLPSRIAELEAAGVKNLAVHTGADQQAAGRQPIEDLKVMKKHARHATISVAGGINSRTIHHYVEQQPDVIIVGSAITKADDPVQEARLIKTAMQGASHA from the coding sequence ATGAAACTCCAATTGGCCTTAGATGAATTACCGCTGGATGACGCGCTCGCTCTGGCGGAAAGCGTGCGCGACTATGTTGATATTATTGAAATAGGCACGCCGTTTGTCATTGCGCGGGGCATGGACGCCGTACGCCGTTTTCGTGAGCGTTTCCCGGAAAAGGAAATCCTGTCCGATGAGAAGATCATGGACGGCGGCTATTTTGAGAGTCAGCTCGCGTTCAACGCCGGGGCAGATTATGTTACGGCCCTGGGGGTCACCGATATTTTGACGGTTAAAGCCTGCCTGCGCGCGGCGCAGGAGAGCGGTAAGCAACTGGTGATCGACATGATTTGCGTGGACGATTTACCCAGCCGAATCGCCGAGCTGGAAGCCGCCGGAGTCAAAAACCTGGCGGTGCATACCGGCGCCGACCAGCAAGCCGCCGGGCGCCAACCCATCGAAGATCTCAAAGTGATGAAAAAGCACGCCCGGCACGCCACCATTTCCGTAGCGGGCGGCATCAATAGCCGGACTATACATCACTATGTCGAACAGCAGCCGGATGTCATTATCGTTGGCTCGGCCATTACCAAAGCGGACGACCCGGTGCAGGAAGCTCGCCTTATCAAAACGGCGATGCAAGGAGCCAGTCATGCATAA